The window CGCCGACGACCATCAGCACGACGGTCGACAGGGCCGTACCGATCACCAGCGCCACCGAACTCGACGCGGACGCGGGAACCCCGGCCGCCTCCAGCGGCCCCGCGATCAGCTTGGCGATGGACGGCTCGGCGAGCATGCCGACCACCAGGTTGGTGACGGTGATGCCGAGCTGCGCGCCGGAGAGCTGGAACGTCAGGTTCCGTACGGCCTTGAGGGCGCCGGCGGCGCCCCGCTCGCCGCGCTCCACGGCCCGCTCCAGCCGGCCGCGGTCGACCGTGGTCAGCGAGAACTCGGCGGCGACGAAGGCACCACAGATCAGCGAGAGCAGCACCGCCACCAGAAGGAGGAGCACTTCGGTCATCGGGTCACCTCCGTCCCATGATCGGGCAGGTGCGGGAGGATCGCGCGGTGTCGTGCACCGGCTCGGGCACGGGAGGTACCCGGCCGCGTACTGGGAGGCTCGCCCATGGGCGGACGCTCACAACCTTTCCGTAGAGGTTGACTGGTCCCCTCATGGTAAAGGACCGGCAAAGTGCCTCCCGCCGCCTCGGTGCGCGCCCGGCATCAGCTCCCGAGCGGTTTCACCCACCGCCGCCATTTCTCCTCCGGCGCGTACCCGGCGGCCCGCCACGCATGCTGGGCCGACTCGTTGCGGACGAGCACCATCGCGTCACCGCGCCGCCCACCGAGCCGGACGAACCGCTCCTCGGCCGAGGCGAGCAGGGCCGAGCCGATGCCCTTCCGCCGTCGCTCCGGGTGCACCGCGAGCCGGTACAGATGGCACCGCCAGCCGTCGAACCCGGCGACGACCGTGCCCACGAGATCCCCGTCCAGCTCGGCCAGGATCAGTGCCTCGGGGTCACGGTCCACCAGCCGCTCGACCCCTTCGCGGTCGTCGCTGATGCTCGTGCCCTCTGCGGCCACCTTCCAGAAGGCGAGGACGGCGTCGAGGTCGTCGGGCGTCGCGGCACGTATGCGCAGGTCGGTCATGACGCGATCCCATCACGGGGGTCGACGGGGGGCCGGGAATTCCAGAATCCGGACGGGGCCGCGGGCCGGCGCGCCCCGCATCGGCTCCGGCGCGCCGCGCATCCCGCCCCGTCCGCCCGCCCCCTCACCGGCCGTGCAGTGCCTCCACGACCTTCGCGAAGGACTCCATGTTCGGCTCCAGGACGGTCAGGTACGAGAAGCCGTAGCGCTCCCGCTGGGCCAGTACCTGGTCGACGATCTCGGCCAGGGTTCCCACGAGGACCAGCGGGAGCCGGAGGGCCTGGTCCTCGGTCAGGTTCGGAAAGTGGCTGAGCCACGGCTGTACGGCGGCGGCGCGGTCCTCGGTGAGTTCGACGATCTGGATCAGCAGGTTCAGCTCGGCGGGTTCCTTCCGCCCGGCGGCGAACTCCTGGTACCGGCCGACCCGTTCGTCGAGTTCCTCGGCGGTCAGCGGTTCCAGTTTGCCGTTCTCCACCGTCCGGGCGCCCGTGAACGCCGCGATGTCCGCGTGCTCGGCGGTGAGCCGCAGCACGCGGTCACCATTGGCGCCGACGAGCAGCGGCACCCGGGGCCGCTGCACCGGCCGCGGCTCGTGCTCCTCGGAGCCGAGAAGCCGGTCCAACTCCTGGACCGTGCGCAGTAGATGGTCGACCCGCTCGCCCGCCGACCCCCACGGCAGCCCCGCCTTCTCGTGCTCGGCCGGTACGTACCCGGTGCCGAGCCCCAGCTCCAGACGCCCGCCGGTCAGCGCGTCCGTGGTGGCGACCTCACGCGCCAGCAGGGCCGGGTTCCAGAAGCCCGCGTTCAGCACGAACGTGCCGAGTCGTGGCCGAACGGTCGCCTCGGCCGCCGCGACCAGGGACGGGAACGGGGCCGGCATGCCCAGATGGTCCGGGACCAGGATCACGTCGTAGCCCAGCTGCTCGGCGCGGCGGCACTTCGCGCGCCACTCCGCAGCCGACATGGGGCTGAGTAAGTTGACTCCGAAGCGGAACGGGCGCGGCATGAACTCTCCTCACACATCAGGGATTCGAGGCAGGCATGCCGGTGAGTACATCACCGGTGCGGGCATGCCGCCAGCACACGTGCGCGCACGCTCACTCGTGCGCGATCGCCGCCAGGACGTTCATCCGGGAGGCGCGCAGCGCGGGCAGCAGGGCCGCCACGACGCCCACCACCGCCGAGCCGATCACCACGGCGACGACCGTGCCCCACGGGATCGCCAGCGCCTTCATGCCCTGCAGCGCCAGCACCTGCTGCACGCAGACACCCCAGATCAGACCCAGGACGAGCCCGAGGACCGCCCCGAACACGGCGATCACCACCGACTCAAGCCGGATCATCCGCCGCAGCTGCCGCCGGCCCAGCCCGATCGCGCGCAGCAGTCCGATCTCCCGGGTGCGTTCGACCACCGACAGGGCGAGGGTGTTGACCACCCCGAGCACCGCGATGACGATCGCCAGGCCGAGCAGCGCGTAGACGAGATAGAGCAGCACGGCGATCTGGCCGCGGATCAGCTCCTTGTAGTCGGCCTGGTCGCGGACCTGGACCTGCGGGTAGGCGTCCAGCGTGCGGTCCAGGTTCGCGCGCAGCTCGTCGGCGCCGGTGCCGGACCCGGCGTTCACGTACAGCGCGGAGTCCTGCCCCTCGGGCACGTACGTCTCGATGGTGGCCATCCCGAAGTACAGCCCGCCCTGCACCCCGAAGCCGTCGGCGGTGTCCTGGTCGGTGAGCGCGGCCACCTTCAGCTCGGTGTTCTTCCCGGCCGGGAACCGGACGGGGATCGTGCTGCCCACCGTCACGTCGTGGTCCCGCGCGAACTCCGCGTCCATGGCGATGGCGCCGTCGGCCAGCGCGGCGCCGCTGTCGCCAGCGGCGTAGGTGACGTTCGCGATCTCGTCCAGCTGGGCGTCGTAGGCCGCGGCGGTCGTCTCGACGCGCGCGCCGTCGGGCAGCCGTACCTCGACCGGCGTGAACCGCTGGCGTACGACGAGGCCGACGCCGTCCGTGGCGCGGACCTTGTCGGTGACCTCCTGCGGGAACGGCATGAAGTTCTGGTTCTGGATGACGAAGTCGGCGCCGAGAGTGTTGTCGATCTCGTCGTCGAAGGACTTGGTCATCGAGGCGCTCGCCACCGACATGCCGGCGACCAGCGCGATCCCGACCATCAGCGCGGAGGCCGTGGCCCCGGTCCGGCGCGGGTTGCGCAGGGCGTTGCGCTGACTCATCCGGCCGATGGAGCCGAACAGCGCGGGGAAGGCGCCACCGAGGACCCGGATCACGGGCCGTACGAGCAGCGGTCCGGCGATGACGGTCGCGACCAGCGTCAGGACCACGCCGAGACCGAGCAGGGAGGCGGCGGAACCCGTGTCGGACGACACCGCGCACCCCGCGAGCGCGGCGGCACCGGCCGCTCCCACGATCCCGCCGGCCACCGCGCGCATCCTCAGCGGCCGCCCCACACCGGCGATCTCGGCGTCGGACAGGGCCGCCATCGGCGACACGGCCGAGGCCCGCCGCGCCGGGAGATAGGCGGCGACGAAGGTGACGCCGAGCCCGACGGCGTACGCCGCGATCGGCGTCCCGACGCCGATCACCATCTCGGCCGAGCTCAGGTTCATCCCGAAGGCGCCCATCAGCTCGATCAGCCCGAAGGCCAGCCCGATGCCGGCGGCGAGGCCCAGCGTCGACCCGACGAGCCCGAGGAGCGCCGCCTCGGCGAGCACCGAGCGCCGCACCTGGCGCCGGTCGGCGCCCAGCGCGCGCAAGAGGCCCAGTTCGCGGGTGCGTTGGGCGATGAGCATGGAGAAGGTGTTGACGATGAGGAAGACCCCGACGAGTGTCGCGATCCCGGCGAAGCCGAGCATCACGTACTTGATCACGTCGAGGAAGCCGCCGAGCGAGGCGGCCGCCGACTCGGCGCGCTCGTCGGCGGTCCGGTACTCGTACGCCGTCGGCCCCAGTTCGTCGGCGATCCGCCGCTTGAGCAGCTCGTCGCTCACCCCGGGCTCGGCGGTCACGGAGATGCCGGTGGCCGCGTCGGGGTCGCCCAGCAGCGCGGTCTGTGCCGTCCGCGTGTCGAGGTAGACGAGCGCGGCTCCGGGGTTGGTGGTGGTGAAGGTGGCGATGCCGACGACGCGCACCCGGAAGGAGCCCGGCCCGGCGAGCACCGTCAGGGTGTCGCCGATCTCCACGTCCTTGCTCTTGGCGGTGTCCGCGTCGAGCAGGGCCTGGCCGGCGCCTCGCGGCGCGTGCCCGCTGGTCAGCTTCACCGGGCTGCGGTCGGTGGGGTGCCAGTTCCTGGCGACGGTGGGGGCGCCCGTGGTCGGTCCCACCGACTCGTTGTCGCTGTCGACGACCGTGACGTTGTCGACGGACGCGTCGACACGGGCGTCCGCCACACCGTCGATCCCCGCGACCCGCCGCGCGAGCGAGGCGGGCACGGTCTCGACGGCCCCGGTGGGCAGCTGACCCGTCAGTTCGTCGTCCTTCGGGCCCACGGTCACATCGGCCGAGGTGGAGGCGAAGAGTCGGTCGAAGGTGCGGGTGACCGTGTCCGAGAAGATCAGGCTGCCCGCGACGAACGCCACGGACAGCACGACCGCCAGCGCCGAGAGCAGCAGCCGCCCCTTGTGCGCGAGGAAGCTCCGCAGGGTCGCCCTCAGCACGGTCTCAGTCCTTGCCGGGGCCGACGGACCGGTCGCCGGGCCCGCCCGCGGACCCGCTGCCGGGGGCGCCCTCCCCGTCGGGGGAGGCCAGAGGTGTGTCGGCGGCCGGGGCCTGGGGGTTCTTCCCCGAGAAGAGACGCATGCGTTCCAGGACCGCTTCGGCCGTGGGGCGTTCCATGCGGTCCACGATCCGCCCGTCCGCGAGGTAGAGCACCAGGTCGGAGTGGGCGGCGGCGCCGGGGTCGTGGGTGACCATGACGACCGTCTGGCCCAGCTGGTCGACCGCCTCGCGCAGGAAGCCGAGCACTTCGAGCCCGGCACGGGAGTCGAGGTTGCCGGTCGGCTCGTCGGCGAAGATCAGCTCGGGCCGGGAGGCGAGTGCGCGGGCGCAGGCGACGCGCTGCTGCTGCCCGCCCGAGAGCTGCGAGGGGCGGTGCCCCAGCCGGTCGCGCAGCCCGAGCGTGTCGATGACCTGGTCCAGCCACTTCTCGTCGGGCTTCTTGCCCGCGATGTCCATCGGCAGGGTGATGTTCTCGGCCGCGTTCAGCGTCGGGATCAGGTTGAAGGACTGGAACATGAAGCCGATCCGGTCCCGGCGCAACCGCGTCAGATCGCGTTCCCTGAGCCCGGTGATCTCCGTGTCCCCGAGCCACACCTGTCCGGCCGAGACGGTGTCGAGCCCGGCCAGGCAGTGCATCAGGGTGGACTTTCCCGAGCCCGAGGGGCCCATGACGGCGGTGAAGCGGCCGCGCGCGATGTCCACGTCGACCGAGTCGAGGGCGAGGACCTTGGTCTCTCCCGAGCCGTACGCCTTCGTCAGGCCCCGGGCGCGGGCGGCGACGGCGTCGGCTTCCGCGCGGCCGAGGGGGTGCTCAGCGGCAGCAGTGGACAAAACGGCCTCCAGGCTCGAACCAGTTCGAATTCCGGGCGCTCCCGGCCGAGCCTAGTGTGATGTGCGGCACAGCAGGAATCCCCCCGAAGTCCGAGGCGGTCTCCGTCGCAGGTCGGGTTCCCGATCTCCGTGTAAGGGGCACGCAAAAAGGACCCTTAGGGGTGGACGGAGGCGAAGGCGCCCTTGCCACTGCTAGCACTCCGGCGCTAGCGTCGAGTCATGGCCAAGACCCAGCTGAACGTCCGAGTGGACGAGGACACGGCCCGGGCCGCCCGTGAACGAGCCCTGGAGCGCGGGATGAGTGTGAACCGGTACATCGAGGAACTGGTCCGGCAGGACACCGGCGAGGCGGGTCACACCTTCGTCGAGTCCGCCGCCGACTTCATGAAGCAGTACGAGGCGGTCTTCGCCGAGGAGTTCGGCGCCGATCACGAGGGCCGGCACGAGGGACGTCACTGATCCCTTGAGTCAGCTCACAATCGACCTGTCCTGGCTCCTCATGGTCGCCGAACGGAAGACGCCCGGAGATCCACAGGTCTCCGACTGGGGCGCCCTCGTCGCGGCCGTCGCCCGGCACGAGGCCGAGATCTTCGACGTCCCCGTCTACGACACCCCGTACGCCCGGGCCGCCGCCCTCCTCCAAGTCCTCATGCACGTCCCGGCGTTGGAGCGCTCCAACGCGCTGTTCGCCTCCGCCGTCGCCTACGGCTACCTCGTGGCCAGCGGCGTCAAGGTCGTCACCTCCGCCGAGCAGGTGCGCGAACTGGCCCGGCTGGTCAAGAGCGGCGAGGCCACCGTGCAGGACATCACGCAGGAGCTGCGTCAGTGGAGCCTGTGACGCCGGGCCGCCGGGCCCGGCCCAGCACGCAGTAGGAACTCGGCAGCCGCGGCCCCTGCTCGGGCACCAGGACCTCCCGGACCGCCTCGACCTCGAACCCGGCGGCCCGGATCACGGCGACCGGGTCGCGGGAGACATGGCAGCCGCCGAACAGCAACGGCCACACCGTGCCGTCCAGCGCCCGCTGAGCCGTCCGCGTCGCCCGCCCGCCGCCCCGGCCGTGCTCGAAGAACCGCAGCTCACCGCCAGGGCGCAGCACCCGCCGCACCTCGTTCAGCGAGCGCCGTACGTCCCGCACGCTGCACAGCACCAGCGACACCACGGCCGCGTCGAACGCCTCGCTCTTGACCGGCAGCGCCTCCGCCGCGCCCGGCACCACGTCCACGGGCACCTCGGCGCGCAGGGCGGACTCCAGGGCCAGCCGCCGCAGGGAGTGCTCCGGTTCGATCGCCACCACCTCCGAGACCGCGCTCGGGTAGCGCGCGAAGTTCAGACCGTTCCCGGCGCCGATCTCGATGACCCGCCCCGACAGCCCCGCCAGCAACTCCTCGCGCAGGGGACCGATCCTCGGCTCCGCCGACACGCTCAGTCTGGCGTAGAACCGGGCGAAGAGGGGGTGGTGCACGGCGTCCGTCGTGGCGCGGGCGCGGGCCATGAGGACCTCCCGAAGAGGACGGCAGATACCGCGATTGTCCCCCGGGAAGCACCGGCTCACCCGTCGCGGCCGGGACGGGGGGACGGTCCGGGGAGCGCGACCGGGGCAAAACGCCTCGCCCGCCGCGTGTCCCTGGGGAGGAGGCCACGCGACGGGCACGGGTGTACGAGGTGCCGACCGCCGGGACGATCAGGCGATGAAGGCGCGGACCTGGTCGTAGATGCCCTTGTCGTTGTTCATGTCGTTGTGCGGGACACAGCCGACCTCGACGTTGGTCGCACCGCTGAGGATCGCGGAGGTGTCCGGGGTGAGCGCGTCGTCGCAGTTCGACCAGTAGCTGGCGTACGACACACTGCCCGGCGTCTCGTCACCGGAGTTCAGCGAGGTCAGGAACGAGCTGCCGGTGTACATCTCGCCGCAGGACGTGTAGAGCCACCGGCACCAACCGGCCACGGTCGTCCCGTGGTTCACGCCGGCCGCGGAGACGAAGTCGTCCACGTACGCCGTACCGCCGAGGTTCTTGAGGTAGTACCGGGAGCTGAGCGCGCCCATCGAGTGGACGACCACGTCGACCTTCGCCGCGCCCGTCGCGGCCCGCACGCTCTCGATCTTGGTCTTGAGCTGCGCGGCCGTCGTGACATTGGACTGGCCCCAGTCGTAGGACCAGGAGTACAGCTCCGCGGACGTGTAGCCGTCGGCCTTGAAGTGCGCGATCCAGTCGTCCCAGCTGCTGGACGAACTGCTCAGACCGTGCACGAAGACCACGGGGTTGCGGGTCGCGGCCTGAGCGGAGGTCGCGGAGAAGGAGAGCGACAGAAGGAGCGTGGTGGTCACGGTCGTGAGAGCCGTGGCGATACGGCGCATGCGGCGCTGCATGGTGCCTCCTGAAACGGGTGGGGTTCGTCTGGAGTGTCAGCGGGGTCTACGCGCGCCGCATCGGCGAAATCGCCGGTCTTTACTGGTCGGTTAACTCGCAAGTAACGTGATGAGCGTGGTGACCCCGGTGAACCCCCCACAGCTTCCGCATCGCTCGCCACCGCCCCCCACGCACGCGTGGCCGAGCCCGGACACAGCGTCGGCCGCCGCGCCCACGCTGTCCGAAGGCGTGCGCGTACGCCTGCTGTACGCCGCCCACGGCGATCCGCGCGCCGCCGCGGAACTCGCCGCCGCCCTGACCCCCCGTCAGCGCACGGGCCTCGACCCGCTCCCCGCCGAGCCCCTGGCGCTGGCCCCCGTCCTGTTGCGCGGCCACCGGCGGGACGTACGCGCCCTGCCCGACGACACCCGTTTCCTGCTGCTTCTCGCCGCCGCCGACCAGTACCCGGTCCGCACGCACGCCTACGCGCGCGCCGTCACGGCCGCCCGGCTCGACACCCGCCCCCTCGACACGGCGGAGGCGGCCGGGCTCGCGCACACCACGACCCAGGGCATCGTCTTCCCGGACGCCTGGACCCGCGTCGCCGTATACGAGTCGGCGTCCATGGCCGACCGGCGCGAGGCGCACCGCCTCCTCGCCGCGGTCCTCAGCGGCGAGGGCGAGCGGCCGGGCCGCAGCTGGCACCGGGCCGCCGCCGCCCTCGGCCCCAGCCGCCGCCTCGCCGCCGAACTGCGCCTGTCGGCACGGGTGGCACGTGCCATCGGTGACCCCGCGCTCGCCTCCGCCCTCGCCGAACGCGCCGCCGGGCTCACCCCCGAACCCGCCGAACGCATGCCCCTGCTCGCCCAGGCCGCCGCCGAGGCCTGGCAGTCGGGAGACGGCGACCGCGCCCGCCGCCTCGTCGCCGCCACCGACGACGACGCCCTCGCGGGACTGCTCGCCCTGCGCGCCGGAAACGCCGCCGAGGCCTTCGACGCCCTGCTCACCGCCGCCGTCCGGCACGTCGGCGAGCGCACCCCGGACAGGGCCGCCCATCTACTGGCACGAGCCACCGAGGCCGCCATCTACACCGGCGACCTGCGCCGCTGCCGGGAGGCCGCCGCCGTCGCCGACGCGCTCGGCATCGCGCCGCCCAGCACGCTCGGCGCGCTCGCCGCCGCGTTCGAAGGTCGCTACGACGACGCCCGGGACGTGCTCGAAGCAGCCGCCGGGCGCTGCGGACCCGGTGGCGACCCCACCCAGCTCATCCACTCCGGGATCGCCGCCCTCCTCCTCGGCGACCACACCCGCGCGTTCACCGCCACCGCCCGCGCCGCCTCCTCCGCCCGCGCCAGGGGCGAGACGGTGACCGTGCCGCAGGCCATGGAGTTCCGGGCCTACGCGGAGTTCTGGACCGGACGCCCGAGGGCCGCCGAGGCCGCCACCGTGGACGCCCTGCGCCAGGCGTACGCCACCGGGCAGGACAACGGCGCCTGCCATCTCCAGGCCGCCCTCGCGATGTTCGCGGCCGTCACCGGCGACGAACAGGTGTGCCGGGAGCGCGCCGAGTCCGCCCGCGCGTACGCCCTGGAGCGCGGACTCGGACTGCCCGCCGCCCTCGCCATGTTCGCCCTCGCCTTCCTCGACCTGAGCACCGGCCGGTACGCCGCCTCGGCGGCCCGGCTGCGCGCACTCGCCGGCTTCGGCCCCGGGCACGGGCACCGGGCCGTGCGGCACCTCGCCACACCGCACTACGTCGAGGCCGCCGTCCGCACCGGCGACACCCGGGTGGCCCGGGCCGCGCACGCCGACTACGACCGCTGGGCCCGTACCGTGCGCAGCGCCGACGACCTCGCCCTCAGCGCCCGCTGCCGTGCGCTGCTCGCCACCGGGGAGGAATCCGTCGAGCACTACCGCGCGGCGCTCGACCTGCACGCCTCCGGCACCCGGGACGTCGAACGCGCTCGCACGGAACTGCTGTTCGGCAGCGCCCTGCGTCGGCTGCGCAACCGCACCGAGGCCCGCGACCGGCTGTACAGCGCCCTGGAGGCCTTCGAGCACTTCGGCTCCCCGCACTGCGCGGCCCAGGCCCGCGCGGAACTCCGGGCCCTCGGCGAGCGCGCCTCCGCGGCGCCGGCCGCGGAGGCTCTGGCGTCCCGCCTCACCGCCCAGCAGTTGATGATCGCCCGCATGGCGGCGGAGGGCGCCACCAACCGGGAGATCGCCGCGCGGCTGCTGCTGAGCCCCCGCACGATCGACCACCATCTGCGAGGGGTGTTCTCGCGGTTGGGGATCCGGTCGAGGATCGAATTGGTGCGGCTGCTGGGGGAGACGGAGACGTGAGGCCGGCCCGCGCCCCGTCAGGGGCGCGGGGACCCGCGCGACCAGCCACGACGAACCCGCGGCCGACCCGGCGGATCCCCTACGGCGCGGCTTCGGCGGCCTGGAAGGAAGCGGCGTCCCACACCCCGCCGAGCGCCGGCGCCAGCCAGCCCCCGGCCCCCGCTCGGAAGTCGACCGGCTCCCACGCCCCCACCCCGGACGGCACCGCACCCAGCAACGGCACCCCCGCCACCACCGGCAGATCCGCCAGATTGCAGCGGCACGCCAGATCGGGCGCCGAGGGCCAGCCGCCGATGACGACGCCCGCCAGCTCCACCTCCCGCACGGCGAGTTCGCGGGCCGTCAGCTCGGTGGTGTTGAGCGTTCCGAGACCCGCCGAGGCGACCAGCAGCACCGGCGCGCCGAGCAGCCGGGCCGAGTCCGCCAGGGTGCCGCCCGCCTCGTCGAAGCGCACGAGGAGACCGCCCGCGCCCTCGACCAGCACCAGGTCGTGGTCGACCGCCAGTTTGGCCGCCGCCTCGGCGACGTCCTCGGGGTGCACCGGAGGAAGACCGGCACGCCGGGCGGCGGTCGCCGGGGCCAAGGGCTCCGGATAGCGGGCGAGTTCACGGACGGTCACGGCGCCCGCGAGCCGGGCCACCTCGTCCGCGTCCCCGCGCTCGTCCGGCCGTACGCCGGTCTGCGCGGGCTTGAGGACGGCCACGGACCGGCCGGCCGCCACGGCCACCGCCGCGACGGCCGCCGTGGTGACGGTCTTGCCGACCTCCGTCCCCGTCCCCGTGATCACCAGAACCGTCATGTCATCACTTCCGTCATCCTCTGTCCGTCATCCCGTCATCCCGTCATCCCGTCATCCCGTCATCCCACCGTCGCCGCCGCGCACACCGCGCGCGCGATCCGCGCCACGTCCTCGTCGCCCGTGACGTAGGGCGGCATCGTGTAGACGAGGTCCCGGAACGGCCGCAGCCACACGCCTTCGCCCACCGCCGCCGCCGTGGCGGCCGCCATGTCGACCGGGTGGTCGAGCTGGACGACCCCGATCGCGCCGAGGACGCGGACCTCCTTCACCCCGGGCACCTCGCGCACCGGCGCCAGCCCGTCCAGCAGCCCCGTCTCGATCCGCTTGACCTCCGTGAGCCAGTCCTGGCCGAGCAGCAGCTCGATCGAGGCACAGGCGACGGCCGCCGCCAGCGGGTTGCCCATGAAGGTAGGGCCGTGAGCGAGCACCGGCACCTCGCCCCGTGAGATCCCGTCGGCCACCCCGGCGGTGCA is drawn from Streptomyces bottropensis ATCC 25435 and contains these coding sequences:
- a CDS encoding GNAT family N-acetyltransferase gives rise to the protein MTDLRIRAATPDDLDAVLAFWKVAAEGTSISDDREGVERLVDRDPEALILAELDGDLVGTVVAGFDGWRCHLYRLAVHPERRRKGIGSALLASAEERFVRLGGRRGDAMVLVRNESAQHAWRAAGYAPEEKWRRWVKPLGS
- a CDS encoding LLM class F420-dependent oxidoreductase — translated: MPRPFRFGVNLLSPMSAAEWRAKCRRAEQLGYDVILVPDHLGMPAPFPSLVAAAEATVRPRLGTFVLNAGFWNPALLAREVATTDALTGGRLELGLGTGYVPAEHEKAGLPWGSAGERVDHLLRTVQELDRLLGSEEHEPRPVQRPRVPLLVGANGDRVLRLTAEHADIAAFTGARTVENGKLEPLTAEELDERVGRYQEFAAGRKEPAELNLLIQIVELTEDRAAAVQPWLSHFPNLTEDQALRLPLVLVGTLAEIVDQVLAQRERYGFSYLTVLEPNMESFAKVVEALHGR
- a CDS encoding FtsX-like permease family protein, which translates into the protein MLRATLRSFLAHKGRLLLSALAVVLSVAFVAGSLIFSDTVTRTFDRLFASTSADVTVGPKDDELTGQLPTGAVETVPASLARRVAGIDGVADARVDASVDNVTVVDSDNESVGPTTGAPTVARNWHPTDRSPVKLTSGHAPRGAGQALLDADTAKSKDVEIGDTLTVLAGPGSFRVRVVGIATFTTTNPGAALVYLDTRTAQTALLGDPDAATGISVTAEPGVSDELLKRRIADELGPTAYEYRTADERAESAAASLGGFLDVIKYVMLGFAGIATLVGVFLIVNTFSMLIAQRTRELGLLRALGADRRQVRRSVLAEAALLGLVGSTLGLAAGIGLAFGLIELMGAFGMNLSSAEMVIGVGTPIAAYAVGLGVTFVAAYLPARRASAVSPMAALSDAEIAGVGRPLRMRAVAGGIVGAAGAAALAGCAVSSDTGSAASLLGLGVVLTLVATVIAGPLLVRPVIRVLGGAFPALFGSIGRMSQRNALRNPRRTGATASALMVGIALVAGMSVASASMTKSFDDEIDNTLGADFVIQNQNFMPFPQEVTDKVRATDGVGLVVRQRFTPVEVRLPDGARVETTAAAYDAQLDEIANVTYAAGDSGAALADGAIAMDAEFARDHDVTVGSTIPVRFPAGKNTELKVAALTDQDTADGFGVQGGLYFGMATIETYVPEGQDSALYVNAGSGTGADELRANLDRTLDAYPQVQVRDQADYKELIRGQIAVLLYLVYALLGLAIVIAVLGVVNTLALSVVERTREIGLLRAIGLGRRQLRRMIRLESVVIAVFGAVLGLVLGLIWGVCVQQVLALQGMKALAIPWGTVVAVVIGSAVVGVVAALLPALRASRMNVLAAIAHE
- a CDS encoding ABC transporter ATP-binding protein is translated as MSTAAAEHPLGRAEADAVAARARGLTKAYGSGETKVLALDSVDVDIARGRFTAVMGPSGSGKSTLMHCLAGLDTVSAGQVWLGDTEITGLRERDLTRLRRDRIGFMFQSFNLIPTLNAAENITLPMDIAGKKPDEKWLDQVIDTLGLRDRLGHRPSQLSGGQQQRVACARALASRPELIFADEPTGNLDSRAGLEVLGFLREAVDQLGQTVVMVTHDPGAAAHSDLVLYLADGRIVDRMERPTAEAVLERMRLFSGKNPQAPAADTPLASPDGEGAPGSGSAGGPGDRSVGPGKD
- a CDS encoding toxin-antitoxin system HicB family antitoxin gives rise to the protein MAKTQLNVRVDEDTARAARERALERGMSVNRYIEELVRQDTGEAGHTFVESAADFMKQYEAVFAEEFGADHEGRHEGRH
- a CDS encoding class I SAM-dependent methyltransferase, translated to MARARATTDAVHHPLFARFYARLSVSAEPRIGPLREELLAGLSGRVIEIGAGNGLNFARYPSAVSEVVAIEPEHSLRRLALESALRAEVPVDVVPGAAEALPVKSEAFDAAVVSLVLCSVRDVRRSLNEVRRVLRPGGELRFFEHGRGGGRATRTAQRALDGTVWPLLFGGCHVSRDPVAVIRAAGFEVEAVREVLVPEQGPRLPSSYCVLGRARRPGVTGSTDAAPA
- a CDS encoding esterase/lipase family protein: MQRRMRRIATALTTVTTTLLLSLSFSATSAQAATRNPVVFVHGLSSSSSSWDDWIAHFKADGYTSAELYSWSYDWGQSNVTTAAQLKTKIESVRAATGAAKVDVVVHSMGALSSRYYLKNLGGTAYVDDFVSAAGVNHGTTVAGWCRWLYTSCGEMYTGSSFLTSLNSGDETPGSVSYASYWSNCDDALTPDTSAILSGATNVEVGCVPHNDMNNDKGIYDQVRAFIA
- a CDS encoding helix-turn-helix transcriptional regulator; the protein is MSVVTPVNPPQLPHRSPPPPTHAWPSPDTASAAAPTLSEGVRVRLLYAAHGDPRAAAELAAALTPRQRTGLDPLPAEPLALAPVLLRGHRRDVRALPDDTRFLLLLAAADQYPVRTHAYARAVTAARLDTRPLDTAEAAGLAHTTTQGIVFPDAWTRVAVYESASMADRREAHRLLAAVLSGEGERPGRSWHRAAAALGPSRRLAAELRLSARVARAIGDPALASALAERAAGLTPEPAERMPLLAQAAAEAWQSGDGDRARRLVAATDDDALAGLLALRAGNAAEAFDALLTAAVRHVGERTPDRAAHLLARATEAAIYTGDLRRCREAAAVADALGIAPPSTLGALAAAFEGRYDDARDVLEAAAGRCGPGGDPTQLIHSGIAALLLGDHTRAFTATARAASSARARGETVTVPQAMEFRAYAEFWTGRPRAAEAATVDALRQAYATGQDNGACHLQAALAMFAAVTGDEQVCRERAESARAYALERGLGLPAALAMFALAFLDLSTGRYAASAARLRALAGFGPGHGHRAVRHLATPHYVEAAVRTGDTRVARAAHADYDRWARTVRSADDLALSARCRALLATGEESVEHYRAALDLHASGTRDVERARTELLFGSALRRLRNRTEARDRLYSALEAFEHFGSPHCAAQARAELRALGERASAAPAAEALASRLTAQQLMIARMAAEGATNREIAARLLLSPRTIDHHLRGVFSRLGIRSRIELVRLLGETET
- the bioD gene encoding dethiobiotin synthase encodes the protein MTVLVITGTGTEVGKTVTTAAVAAVAVAAGRSVAVLKPAQTGVRPDERGDADEVARLAGAVTVRELARYPEPLAPATAARRAGLPPVHPEDVAEAAAKLAVDHDLVLVEGAGGLLVRFDEAGGTLADSARLLGAPVLLVASAGLGTLNTTELTARELAVREVELAGVVIGGWPSAPDLACRCNLADLPVVAGVPLLGAVPSGVGAWEPVDFRAGAGGWLAPALGGVWDAASFQAAEAAP